A single Penaeus vannamei isolate JL-2024 chromosome 22, ASM4276789v1, whole genome shotgun sequence DNA region contains:
- the LOC113828786 gene encoding peroxidase-like protein 2, which yields MEFVCLLLTVFAAAFAAPQGYDLGAPSGGGLSAGAGLSAGGAGAVGADLGSGEGAIIGCRDGEVLHVDGTCVIPEITRKVYLFNVPEQEQAVGPVPSIPPPAVDHNIVFVRLPEEGPAPEPIVLPPPRQNNIVYVLNKQDEQVQRVIEAPAQPQADPEIYFVNYQEGENPTLPIGVDLETALSSAAAAGGQVLGGLEGAGGIAGGEAGFGGAAGVAGGQGGFGGAAGVAGGQGGFGGAAGVAGGQGGFGGAAGVAGGQGGFGVGLVNGGGLGAINGGSIGLGINGGASGVLQGHGTQPSGLYSTP from the exons ATGGAGTTTGTC TGTTTGCTGTTAACGGTCTTCGCTGCTGCTTTTGCAGCACCACAGGGTTACGATTTGGGTGCACCATCAGGTGGAGGTCTCTCCGCTGGAGCGGGTCTTTCGGCAGGAGGAGCCGGTGCAGTCGGAGCTGATTTGGGTAGCGGTGAGGGTGCCATTATTGGATGCAGAGATGGAGAGGTCCTACATGTAGATGGCACTTGTGTCATCCCTGAAATCACAAGAAAAGTATACCTGTTTAATGTTCCTGAGCAGGAACAGGCTGTAGGCCCAGTACCCAGTATTCCTCCGCCTGCGGTAGACCATAATATCGTTTTCGTGCGCCTACCAGAGGAAGGACCAGCACCCGAGCCGATCGTTCTTCCTCCACCAAGACAGAACAACATTGTCTATGTCCTCAACAAGCAGGATGAACAAGTTCAGCGAGTGATCGAAGCACCAGCTCAGCCACAGGCTGATCCCGAGATTTACTTCGTCAATTACCAAGAAGGAGAAAACCCGACTCTTCCCATTGGAGTAGACCTGGAAACTGCTCTCAGTtccgcagcagcagcaggcggTCAAGTCCTCGGAGGTCTTGAAGGTGCTGGAGGAATTGCAGGTGGAGAAGCCGGCTTTGGAGGCGCTGCTGGAGTTGCTGGAGGACAAGGAGGATTTGGTGGCGCTGCTGGAGTTGCTGGAGGACAAGGAGGATTTGGTGGCGCTGCTGGAGTTGCTGGAGGACAAGGAGGATTTGGTGGCGCTGCTGGAGTTGCTGGAGGACAAGGAGGATTCGGCGTTGGACTTGTAAATGGAGGGGGATTAGGTGCGATTAATGGAGGTAGTATTGGATTGGGTATCAACGGAGGTGCTAGTGGAGTGCTACAAGGCCATGGAACTCAACCTTCAGGGCTCTACAGTACCCCATAG
- the LOC138859087 gene encoding peroxidase-like protein 2, with protein MKFIVLLLTVAAAAFAAPQGYDLGAPSGGGLSAGAGLSAGGAGAGGADLGSGEGAITGCRDGEVLHVDGTCVIPEITRKVYLFNVPEQERAVGPAPSIPPPAVEHNILFVRLPEEGPAPEPIVLPPPRQNNIVYVLNKQDEQVQRVIEVPAQPQADPEIYFVNYQEGENPTLPIGVDLETALSSAAAAGGQVLGGLEGAGGIAGGEAGFGGAGGVAGGEAGIGGAVGVVGGQGGSGVGLVNGGGLGGVNGAGIGLGVNGGANGVHPGQGSRPSGLYNTP; from the exons ATGAAGTTCATC GTTTTGTTGTTAACAGTCGCCGCCGCTGCTTTTGCAGCACCACAGGGTTACGATTTGGGTGCACCATCAGGTGGAGGTCTCTCCGCTGGAGCAGGTCTTTCGGCAGGAGGAGCCGGTGCAGGCGGAGCTGATTTGGGCAGTGGTGAGGGTGCCATTACTGGATGCAGAGATGGAGAGGTCCTACATGTAGATGGCACTTGTGTCATCCCTGAAATCACAAGAAAAGTATACCTATTCAACGTTCCTGAACAGGAACGGGCTGTCGGCCCAGCACCCAGTATTCCTCCTCCTGCAGTAGAACACAACATCCTCTTCGTTCGTCTACCTGAAGAAGGACCAGCACCCGAACCAATCGTTCTTCCTCCACCAAGACAGAACAACATTGTCTATGTCCTCAACAAGCAGGATGAACAAGTTCAGCGAGTGATCGAAGTACCAGCTCAGCCACAGGCTGATCCTGAGATTTACTTCGTCAACTACCAAGAAGGAGAAAACCCGACTCTTCCCATTGGAGTAGACCTGGAAACTGCTCTCAGTtccgcagcagcagcaggcggTCAAGTCCTCGGAGGACTTGAAGGTGCTGGAGGAATTGCAGGTGGAGAAGCCGGCTTTGGTGGCGCTGGTGGTGTCGCTGGTGGAGAAGCCGGCATTGGTGGCGCTGTTGGAGTTgttggaggacaaggaggaagtggCGTTGGACTTGTAAATGGGGGTGGTTTAGGTGGTGTTAATGGAGCTGGAATTGGTTTAGGTGTTAATGGAGGCGCTAATGGGGTTCATCCCGGCCAAGGAAGCAGACCATCAGGCTTGTACAACACGCCATAA
- the LOC138859109 gene encoding keratin, type II cytoskeletal I-like: MKFIVLLLTVAAAAFAAPQGYDLGAPSGGGLSAGAGLSAGGAGAGGAGLGSGEGAITGCRDGEVLHVDGTCVIPEITRKVYLFNIPEQEQAVGPAPSIPPPAVEHNILFVRLPEEGPAPEPIVLPPPRQNNIVYVLNKQDEQVQRVIEVPAQPQADPEIYFVNYQEGENPTLPIGVDLETALSSAAAAGGQVLGGFEGAGGIAGGEAGFGVAGGVAGGEAGFGGAAGVAGGEAGFGGAAGFAGGEGGSGFGIVNGGGLGGVNGAGIGLGINGGASGLHSGQGSRPSGLYNTP; this comes from the exons ATGAAGTTCATC GTTTTGTTGTTAACAGTCGCCGCCGCTGCTTTTGCAGCACCACAGGGTTACGATTTAGGTGCACCATCAGGTGGAGGTCTCTCCGCTGGAGCAGGTCTTTCGGCAGGAGGAGCCGGTGCAGGCGGAGCTGGTTTGGGCAGCGGTGAGGGTGCCATTACTGGATGCAGAGATGGAGAGGTCCTACATGTAGATGGCACTTGTGTCATTCCCGAAATCACAAGAAAAGTATACTTGTTTAATATTCCTGAACAGGAACAGGCTGTCGGCCCAGCACCAAGTATTCCTCCTCCTGCAGTAGAACACAACATCCTCTTCGTTCGTCTTCCCGAAGAAGGACCAGCACCCGAGCCAATCGTTCTTCCTCCACCAAGACAGAACAACATTGTCTATGTCCTCAACAAGCAGGATGAACAAGTTCAGCGAGTGATCGAAGTACCAGCTCAGCCACAGGCTGATCCTGAGATTTACTTCGTCAATTACCAAGAAGGAGAAAACCCGACTCTTCCCATTGGAGTAGACCTGGAAACTGCTCTCAGTtccgcagcagcagcaggcggTCAAGTCCTCGGAGGATTTGAAGGTGCTGGAGGAATTGCAGGTGGAGAAGCCGGCTTTGGTGTCGCTGGTGGTGTCGCTGGTGGAGAAGCCGGCTTTGGTGGCGCTGCTGGTGTCGCTGGTGGAGAAGCCGGCTTTGGTGGCGCTGCTGGTTTCgccggtggagaaggaggaagtggcttTGGCATTGTAAATGGGGGTGGATTAGGTGGTGTTAATGGAGCTGGTATTGGTTTGGGTATCAACGGAGGCGCCAGTGGACTTCATTCGGGTCAAGGAAGTAGACCTTCAGGCCTGTACAACACGCCATAA
- the LOC138865688 gene encoding ATP-dependent RNA helicase A-like, with protein sequence MKFIVLLLTVAAAAFAAPQGYDLGAPSGGGLSAGAGLSAGGAGAGGAGLGSGEGAITGCRDGEVLHVDGTCVIPEITRKVYLFNVPEQEQAVGPAPSIPPPAVEHNILFVRLPEEGPAPEPIVLPPPRQNNIVYVLNKQDEQVQRVIEVPAQPQADPEIYFVNYQEGENPTLPIGVDLETALSSAAAAGGQVLGGLEGAGGIAGGEAGFGGAGGVAGGEAGFGGAGGVAGGEAGFGGAAGVAGGEAGFGGAAGFAGGEGGSGFGIVNGGGFGGVNGAGIGLGINGGASGLHSGQGSRPSGLYNTP encoded by the exons ATGAAGTTCATC GTTTTGTTGTTAACAGTCGCCGCCGCTGCTTTTGCAGCACCACAGGGTTACGATTTGGGTGCACCATCAGGTGGAGGTCTCTCCGCTGGAGCAGGTCTTTCGGCAGGAGGAGCCGGTGCAGGCGGAGCTGGTTTGGGCAGCGGTGAGGGTGCCATTACTGGATGCAGAGATGGAGAGGTCCTACATGTAGATGGCACTTGTGTCATTCCCGAAATCACAAGAAAAGTATACCTGTTTAATGTTCCTGAACAGGAACAGGCTGTCGGCCCAGCACCCAGTATTCCTCCTCCTGCAGTAGAACACAACATCCTCTTCGTTCGTCTTCCCGAAGAAGGACCAGCACCCGAGCCAATCGTTCTTCCTCCACCAAGACAGAACAACATTGTCTATGTCCTCAACAAGCAGGATGAACAAGTTCAGCGAGTGATCGAAGTGCCAGCTCAGCCACAGGCTGATCCTGAGATTTACTTCGTCAACTACCAAGAAGGAGAAAACCCGACTCTTCCCATTGGAGTAGACCTGGAAACTGCTCTCAGTtccgcagcagcagcaggcggTCAAGTCCTCGGAGGACTTGAAGGTGCTGGAGGAATTGCAGGTGGAGAAGCCGGCTTTGGTGGCGCTGGTGGTGTCGCTGGTGGAGAAGCCGGCTTTGGTGGCGCTGGTGGTGTCGCTGGTGGAGAAGCCGGCTTTGGTGGCGCTGCTGGTGTCGCTGGTGGAGAAGCCGGCTTTGGTGGCGCTGCTGGTTTCgccggtggagaaggaggaagtggcttTGGCATTGTAAATGGGGGTGGATTCGGTGGTGTTAATGGAGCTGGTATTGGTTTGGGTATCAACGGAGGCGCCAGTGGACTTCATTCGGGTCAAGGAAGTAGACCTTCAGGCCTGTACAACACaccataa
- the LOC138859100 gene encoding ATP-dependent RNA helicase A-like, with the protein MKFIVLLLTVAAAAFAAPQGYDLGAPSGGGLSAGAGLSAGGAGAGGAGLGSGEGAITGCRDGEVLHVDGTCVIPEITRKVYLFNVPEQEQAVGPAPSIPPPAVEHNILFVRLPEEGPAPEPIVLPPPRQNNIVYVLNKQDEQVQRVIEVPAQPQADPEIYFVNYQEGENPTLPIGVDLETALSSAAAAGGQVLGGLEGAGGIAGGEAGFGGAGGVAGGEAGFGGAGGVAGGEAGFGGAAGFAGGEGGSGFGIVNGGGFGGVNGAGIGLGINGGASGLHSGQGSRPSGLYNTP; encoded by the exons ATGAAGTTCATC GTTTTGTTGTTAACAGTCGCCGCCGCTGCTTTTGCAGCACCACAGGGTTACGATTTGGGTGCACCATCAGGTGGAGGTCTCTCCGCTGGAGCAGGTCTTTCGGCAGGAGGAGCCGGTGCAGGCGGAGCTGGTTTGGGCAGCGGTGAGGGTGCCATTACTGGATGCAGAGATGGAGAGGTCCTACATGTAGATGGCACTTGTGTCATCCCCGAAATCACAAGAAAAGTATACCTGTTTAATGTTCCTGAACAGGAACAGGCTGTCGGCCCAGCACCCAGTATTCCTCCTCCTGCAGTAGAACACAACATCCTCTTCGTTCGTCTTCCCGAAGAAGGACCAGCACCCGAGCCAATCGTTCTTCCTCCACCAAGACAGAACAACATTGTCTATGTCCTCAACAAGCAGGATGAACAAGTTCAGCGAGTGATCGAAGTACCAGCTCAGCCACAGGCTGATCCTGAGATTTACTTCGTCAACTACCAAGAAGGAGAAAACCCGACTCTTCCCATTGGAGTAGACCTGGAAACTGCTCTCAGTtccgcagcagcagcaggcggTCAAGTCCTCGGAGGACTTGAAGGTGCTGGAGGAATTGCAGGTGGAGAAGCCGGCTTTGGTGGCGCTGGTGGTGTCGCTGGTGGAGAAGCCGGTTTTGGTGGCGCTGGTGGTGTCGCTGGTGGAGAAGCCGGCTTTGGTGGCGCTGCTGGTTTCgccggtggagaaggaggaagtggcttTGGCATTGTAAATGGGGGTGGTTTCGGTGGTGTTAATGGAGCTGGTATTGGTTTGGGTATCAACGGAGGCGCCAGTGGACTTCATTCGGGTCAAGGAAGTAGACCTTCAGGCCTGTACAACACGCCATAA
- the LOC113803508 gene encoding keratin, type II cytoskeletal I, producing the protein MEFVGLLLIIGTAVSAAPMGYDLGAPSGAGDSAGALSVGGAGAVNVDFDSSEGAITGCRDGEVLHVDGTCVIPEITRKVYLFSVPEQEQAVGPAPSIPPPAVEHNILFVRLPEEGPAPEPIVLPPPRQNNIVYVLNKQDEQVQRVIEVPAQPQADPEIYFVNYQEGENPTLPIGVDLETALSSAAAAGGQVLGGLEGAGGIAGGEAGFGGAGGVAGGEAGFGGAAGVAGGEAGFGGAVGFAGGEGGSGFGIVNGGGLGGVNGAGIGLGINGGASGLHSGQGSRPSGLYNTP; encoded by the exons ATGGAATTCGTT GGTTTGTTGCTAATCATCGGAACAGCCGTTTCCGCAGCCCCAATGGGGTACGATTTGGGTGCACCATCAGGGGCAGGAGATTCTGCTGGAGCACTTTCGGTAGGAGGAGCCGGTGCAGTAAACGTTGACTTCGACAGCAGCGAGGGCGCCATTACTGGATGCAGAGATGGAGAGGTCCTACATGTAGATGGCACTTGTGTCATTCCCGAAATCACAAGAAAAGTATACCTATTCAGCGTTCCTGAACAGGAACAGGCTGTCGGCCCAGCACCCAGTATTCCTCCTCCTGCAGTAGAACACAACATCCTCTTCGTTCGTCTTCCCGAAGAAGGACCAGCACCCGAGCCAATCGTTCTTCCTCCACCAAGACAGAACAACATTGTCTATGTCCTCAACAAGCAGGATGAACAAGTTCAGCGAGTGATCGAAGTACCAGCTCAGCCACAGGCTGATCCTGAGATTTACTTCGTCAACTACCAAGAAGGAGAAAACCCGACTCTTCCCATTGGAGTAGACCTGGAAACTGCTCTCAGTtccgcagcagcagcaggcggTCAAGTCCTCGGAGGACTTGAAGGTGCTGGAGGAATTGCAGGTGGAGAAGCCGGCTTTGGTGGCGCTGGTGGTGTAGCTGGTGGAGAAGCCGGCTTTGGTGGCGCTGCTGGTGTCGCTGGTGGAGAAGCCGGCTTTGGTGGCGCTGTTGGTTTCgccggtggagaaggaggaagtggcttTGGCATTGTAAATGGGGGTGGACTAGGTGGTGTTAATGGAGCTGGTATTGGTTTGGGTATCAACGGAGGCGCCAGTGGACTTCATTCGGGTCAAGGAAGTAGACCTTCAGGCCTGTACAACACGCCATAA
- the LOC138865835 gene encoding uncharacterized protein produces MELIIALSMIVAAASAAIETYSLPPGHLDGISRGVDHSAGAAHSHHAAGDHGFATGCRNGEVLHVDGTCVLPAISRKVYVYEIPEQPQEPSGPPLNIPPPRVNHNVVFVRLPEGGPEPEPIILPPPKQQIIVYVLNKNTEEGQRVIEVPTHLQSSPEVYFVNYQDGENPALPIGVDLETALNAAAAANVLVLGDANGGFGEAEGAAGSHGGIDGATGAVGSFVSKFGNHRKFNGVPTILYRTP; encoded by the exons ATGGAACTGATA ATCGCATTATCAATGATAGTTGCGGCAGCATCTGCTGCAATCGAAACCTACTCTTTACCACCTGGACACTTGGATGGCATCTCTCGAGGTGTAGATCATTCAGCTGGCGCTGCCCATTCTCACCATGCTGCAGGAGACCATGGATTTGCAACTGGATGTAGGAATGGCGAAGTCCTTCACGTTGATGGTACTTGTGTTCTTCCAGCGATTTCAAGGAAGGTGTACGTCTATGAGATTCCCGAACAGCCTCAAGAACCCAGTGGCCCACCACTTAATATTCCACCACCACGAGTCAACCACAACGTCGTGTTTGTACGTCTACCCGAAGGTGGACCAGAGCCTGAACccatcattcttcctcctccaaagCAACAAATTATTGTCTACGTCCTTAATAAGAATACTGAAGAGGGTCAACGTGTGATTGAAGTACCAACTCATCTTCAGTCCAGTCCCGAAGTTTATTTCGTCAACTACCAAGACGGAGAAAACCCGGCTCTTCCCATTGGTGTTGATCTTGAGACTGCTCTcaatgcagcagcagcagcgaacGTTCTAGTCCTCGGTGACGCCAATGGTGGATTTGGTGAAGCCGAAGGTGCTGCTGGAAGCCATGGTGGAATCGATGGAGCCACAGGAGCGGTCGGTAGTTTCGTATCGAAATTTGGAAACCACAGAAAGTTCAACGGCGTGCCTACGATTCTATATAGAACCCCGTAA